Proteins from a single region of Geothrix sp. PMB-07:
- a CDS encoding carboxypeptidase regulatory-like domain-containing protein gives MRSRHLRNSSLVALLVAAAPLVAQGVSTQLGGRVLDAKGQAVPGATVVIRNTETGLTRTLQTSEEGRYMATLLPVGPYQVTVTKAGFQTAANIKVNLNLGDAAPLTVRLAVETGAVVEVMATAPQVDAERASAAAIVSPDNLTNLPVFNRNFTNLATLTPQVVVDSSRGNLAIAGQRGVNTSINIDGGDNNEPFFGGAIGAAEGKTPFTISIEAIREYQVITDGASAEFGRMGGGYVNAITKNGTNELSGSVFYYTRPRIWVESGPTLLQPSGSTTANPVGNFQQEQFGFSVGGPLVKDKLFYFVAYDAQRRKDPINQVWGPANAPSVLNPANAADAVLLAKGGNYSSKADSDTLFARFDWNITTDQALQFRINHSKFKGDVGAGAQAAYENLSSDEITTDTYVLQWNWVINGNWMNEARLSYAKDDMPRNPYASLPEVVIGSGSNTVGYYGAYPFDRTYNTKRTQIQENISYVTPTIQVKGGIDYNSVDVAEFFAGNWRGVYNFTSLANFRAGNWSYYRQNFGLSGPVQSAGQFSATEKQLAAFIQADLRVSDTLKVGLGVRWDKQENPNYPILDMSNRLATSMPLTAKIPTDSQISPRASFTWTPAIDQGKTVLRGSLGRYVSTTPAVFLYQVFAANGRRTGSKDFQPSEAATYGIPIGAAFNPANPFWFSSTPSAFTPFNIWTFSPSFKNPYTDRANVGIERSFKDLVLGFSATYAKSNQLERTEDLNLGTPTANASGRLIYPSTVSASGAYTPVRPNPNYGTMGYYLSDATGIYHAYTASLKYHKEGSAFDAQLYYTYAINKDSDSNERNYSGISIQDQGKLGSQWGYADTDRREVLTGYFSYLDKDITGILTSLSVRYQTGTPYTLTYSADVNGDGNSSNDRYFDNGRDTGRNTQRAGSVLSFDLGLRREFLLTRRVKMTLSTDVFNLLNRQDTYLSTGVSYPTGVTPATVDANYAKNLTLKQNWLGSARQIQVGARFAF, from the coding sequence ATGCGTTCACGGCATTTGCGTAACTCATCCTTGGTGGCGCTGCTGGTGGCAGCGGCTCCCCTCGTCGCCCAGGGGGTATCCACTCAGTTGGGCGGTCGGGTCCTGGATGCCAAAGGCCAAGCGGTTCCTGGGGCCACGGTGGTCATCCGCAACACGGAGACCGGCCTGACCCGCACCCTGCAAACCAGTGAGGAAGGCCGCTACATGGCCACCCTCCTGCCCGTCGGCCCCTACCAGGTCACCGTGACCAAGGCCGGCTTCCAGACTGCCGCCAACATCAAGGTGAACCTGAACCTGGGCGACGCCGCACCCCTCACTGTCCGCCTCGCCGTCGAAACTGGCGCGGTGGTGGAAGTGATGGCCACGGCTCCCCAAGTGGACGCCGAGCGCGCCAGCGCCGCCGCCATCGTGTCCCCGGACAACCTCACGAACCTGCCGGTCTTCAACCGTAACTTTACCAATCTGGCCACCCTGACCCCCCAGGTGGTGGTGGACAGCAGCCGCGGCAATCTTGCCATCGCCGGCCAGCGCGGTGTGAACACATCCATCAACATCGATGGCGGCGACAACAACGAGCCCTTCTTCGGTGGCGCCATCGGCGCAGCAGAGGGCAAGACCCCCTTCACGATTTCCATCGAAGCCATCCGCGAATATCAGGTCATCACCGACGGCGCCAGCGCCGAATTCGGCCGCATGGGTGGTGGCTATGTGAACGCCATCACCAAGAACGGAACCAACGAACTTAGTGGCAGCGTTTTCTACTACACCCGCCCGCGCATCTGGGTCGAGTCGGGCCCCACCCTTCTGCAGCCCAGCGGCTCCACCACCGCGAACCCCGTGGGCAATTTCCAGCAGGAGCAGTTCGGCTTCAGCGTGGGCGGCCCCCTGGTCAAGGACAAGCTCTTCTATTTCGTGGCCTATGATGCTCAGCGCCGGAAGGATCCCATCAACCAGGTCTGGGGACCGGCCAACGCCCCCTCCGTCCTGAACCCGGCCAACGCCGCCGATGCCGTGCTCCTCGCCAAGGGCGGCAACTATTCCAGCAAGGCCGACTCCGACACGCTGTTCGCTCGCTTCGACTGGAACATCACGACCGACCAGGCCCTCCAGTTCCGCATCAACCACTCCAAGTTCAAGGGTGACGTGGGTGCCGGCGCCCAGGCTGCCTACGAGAACCTGTCTTCGGACGAAATCACCACGGACACCTATGTGTTGCAGTGGAACTGGGTCATCAATGGCAACTGGATGAACGAAGCGCGTCTGAGCTACGCCAAGGACGACATGCCCCGGAACCCCTACGCCTCCCTGCCTGAGGTGGTCATCGGCAGCGGTTCCAACACAGTCGGTTACTACGGCGCATACCCCTTTGACCGTACCTACAACACCAAGCGCACTCAGATCCAAGAGAACATCAGCTACGTGACCCCGACCATCCAGGTGAAAGGTGGTATCGACTACAACTCTGTGGATGTTGCCGAATTCTTCGCCGGAAACTGGCGCGGCGTCTACAACTTCACCTCGCTCGCCAATTTCCGCGCCGGCAACTGGTCCTACTACCGCCAGAACTTCGGTCTGAGCGGCCCCGTGCAGAGTGCGGGCCAGTTCTCCGCCACAGAGAAGCAGCTCGCCGCCTTCATTCAGGCTGATCTCCGTGTGAGCGACACCCTGAAGGTTGGCCTGGGCGTTCGCTGGGACAAGCAGGAGAATCCTAACTATCCGATCCTGGATATGAGCAACCGCCTGGCCACCTCCATGCCCCTGACGGCGAAGATCCCCACGGACAGCCAGATTTCCCCTCGCGCCTCCTTCACCTGGACCCCTGCCATCGACCAGGGCAAAACCGTCTTGCGCGGCAGCCTCGGCCGCTATGTGAGCACCACCCCCGCCGTGTTCCTCTACCAAGTGTTCGCCGCGAATGGTCGACGGACAGGCTCCAAGGACTTCCAGCCCTCTGAAGCCGCCACCTATGGCATCCCCATCGGCGCGGCCTTCAACCCCGCGAACCCCTTCTGGTTCTCCTCCACTCCGAGTGCCTTCACGCCTTTCAACATCTGGACTTTCTCGCCTAGCTTCAAGAACCCCTACACGGACCGCGCCAACGTTGGCATCGAGCGCTCCTTCAAGGATCTCGTTCTCGGTTTCTCGGCCACGTACGCCAAGAGCAACCAGCTGGAGCGCACGGAAGATCTCAACCTCGGCACGCCGACTGCCAATGCTTCCGGCCGGCTGATCTACCCCAGCACGGTCAGCGCCAGCGGGGCCTATACACCCGTCCGCCCCAATCCGAACTACGGAACCATGGGCTACTACCTGTCGGATGCAACGGGCATCTACCATGCCTACACCGCCAGCCTGAAGTACCACAAGGAAGGCAGCGCCTTCGACGCGCAGCTGTACTACACCTACGCCATCAACAAGGACAGCGATTCCAACGAGCGCAACTATTCCGGCATCAGCATCCAGGATCAGGGCAAGCTGGGCAGCCAGTGGGGCTACGCCGACACCGACCGCCGCGAAGTCCTCACTGGCTACTTCAGCTATCTGGATAAGGACATCACGGGCATCCTGACCTCGCTCTCGGTCCGTTACCAGACGGGTACGCCCTACACTCTGACCTACTCGGCCGATGTGAACGGCGATGGCAACAGCTCCAATGACCGCTATTTTGACAACGGCCGCGACACGGGCCGCAACACCCAGCGTGCCGGTTCGGTCCTCTCCTTCGACCTTGGCCTCCGCCGCGAGTTCCTCCTGACCCGCCGCGTGAAGATGACCCTCTCTACGGACGTCTTCAACCTCCTGAACCGCCAGGACACCTACCTGTCCACGGGCGTGTCCTACCCGACCGGTGTGACCCCGGCCACCGTGGATGCGAACTACGCCAAGAACCTGACCCTCAAGCAGAACTGGCTCGGCTCTGCCCGCCAGATCCAGGTCGGCGCTCGCTTCGCCTTCTAG
- a CDS encoding TIGR00282 family metallophosphoesterase, whose amino-acid sequence MRILALGDVVGEPGRRLVEAFVPDLRRETEADFVVVNGENAAHGHGITEPIAREWFDRLGVDVITTGNHAFDVKGIEGYFRQEPRLLRPANHPPETAGNGWVKLHTTSGAEVLVINLMGRVHMPPCDCPFRCVDLILQKERADLVLVDMHAEATSEAQAMGYHLEGRAAAVLGTHTHVPTLDAKVLPGGTAYVTDIGMTGPYGGVIGMKKEASLGRFLKVQRPKYEVAESDLQLHAVLITTEGKKAIRIERILRTL is encoded by the coding sequence ATGCGAATTCTGGCGCTGGGCGATGTGGTGGGGGAACCGGGACGGCGGCTGGTGGAGGCTTTCGTGCCCGACCTGCGCCGCGAGACCGAGGCCGATTTCGTGGTGGTGAACGGCGAGAACGCCGCCCATGGCCATGGCATCACCGAGCCCATCGCCCGGGAATGGTTTGATCGCCTGGGCGTGGACGTGATCACCACCGGCAACCACGCCTTCGATGTCAAGGGCATCGAAGGGTACTTCCGCCAGGAACCACGTCTCCTCCGCCCCGCCAACCATCCGCCGGAAACCGCCGGCAATGGCTGGGTGAAGCTACATACCACCTCGGGCGCCGAAGTACTCGTCATCAACCTCATGGGCCGGGTGCACATGCCTCCCTGCGATTGCCCCTTTCGTTGCGTGGACCTGATCCTGCAGAAAGAGCGGGCCGATCTCGTTCTCGTCGACATGCACGCCGAGGCCACCAGCGAGGCTCAGGCCATGGGCTACCATCTGGAGGGCCGCGCTGCCGCGGTGCTGGGCACCCACACCCATGTGCCCACCCTCGACGCCAAGGTGCTGCCGGGCGGCACCGCCTATGTGACGGACATCGGCATGACCGGACCCTATGGCGGCGTCATCGGGATGAAGAAGGAAGCCAGCCTCGGCCGTTTCCTGAAGGTGCAACGCCCCAAATACGAGGTGGCCGAAAGCGATCTGCAACTCCATGCCGTGCTCATCACCACCGAAGGCAAGAAAGCCATCCGCATCGAGCGGATCCTGCGGACGCTATGA
- the aqpZ gene encoding aquaporin Z, whose protein sequence is MNKRLVAEFLGTLWLVLGGCGSAVLAAAFPGVGIGLHGVSLAFGLTVVTMAYAIGPISGCHLNPAVTLGLAVGGRFPFKDLASYWVAQVLGAVAASAILYVIATGNGSAIGGFASNGFGEHSPGRYGLGAAFLTEVVMTFFFLLVILGSTAKKAAQGFAPLAIGLCLTLIHLISIPVTNTSVNPARSTGPALFVGGWALSQLWLFWAAPLIGAALAGVLFPKLED, encoded by the coding sequence GCAGCGCCGTGCTGGCGGCGGCCTTCCCAGGCGTGGGCATCGGCCTCCATGGCGTCAGTTTGGCTTTCGGTTTGACCGTTGTGACCATGGCCTATGCCATCGGGCCCATCTCCGGCTGCCACCTGAATCCGGCGGTGACGCTGGGCCTGGCTGTGGGCGGGCGCTTCCCCTTCAAGGATCTGGCCTCGTACTGGGTGGCTCAGGTGCTGGGGGCCGTGGCCGCCTCGGCCATTCTCTACGTGATCGCCACAGGCAACGGCTCCGCCATCGGCGGCTTCGCCAGCAATGGCTTCGGGGAGCACTCCCCGGGCCGGTACGGCCTGGGCGCCGCCTTCCTCACGGAAGTGGTGATGACCTTCTTCTTCCTGCTGGTGATCCTGGGCAGCACGGCCAAGAAGGCGGCCCAGGGATTTGCGCCCCTGGCCATCGGTCTCTGCCTGACGCTGATCCATCTGATCAGCATCCCGGTGACCAACACCTCCGTGAACCCTGCCCGCAGCACCGGGCCGGCTCTATTCGTGGGCGGCTGGGCCCTGTCCCAGCTCTGGCTGTTCTGGGCGGCGCCCCTGATCGGGGCAGCCCTGGCTGGGGTTCTGTTCCCCAAGCTTGAGGATTGA